A genome region from Streptomyces sp. S4.7 includes the following:
- a CDS encoding TetR/AcrR family transcriptional regulator: MARPRKPLLSRDRIVATAGALVDAEGLGAVSTRRLAAELGVSGPSLYNHFRNKDEILDAVADSVSAQVDLSMFDEDDVRDWRTALHDYAVSYRAALTAHPHIVPVLAQGPGRRPAGLRVADAVFGAMVRAGWPPAQATHIGALMRYFITGSALGSFARGFVDDETAYDPADYPHLGQAHLLAERQQRVDEGAFETGLRALIDGLGGQYETVRAAPKSS; the protein is encoded by the coding sequence ATGGCCCGACCCCGCAAGCCGCTCCTCAGCAGAGACCGCATCGTCGCGACCGCGGGCGCGCTCGTGGACGCCGAGGGGCTCGGCGCCGTCTCCACCCGCCGGCTGGCGGCGGAACTGGGGGTCAGCGGGCCCTCCCTCTACAACCACTTCCGCAACAAGGACGAGATCCTGGACGCCGTCGCGGACTCCGTCAGCGCGCAGGTCGATCTGTCGATGTTCGACGAGGACGACGTACGGGACTGGCGCACCGCGCTGCACGACTACGCCGTGTCCTACCGCGCCGCGCTCACCGCCCACCCGCACATCGTGCCCGTGCTCGCCCAGGGACCGGGCCGCCGCCCGGCAGGGCTCCGGGTGGCCGACGCGGTCTTCGGCGCGATGGTCAGGGCGGGGTGGCCGCCGGCCCAGGCGACCCATATCGGGGCGCTGATGCGGTACTTCATCACGGGCTCGGCGCTCGGTTCGTTCGCCCGCGGCTTCGTGGACGACGAGACGGCGTACGACCCCGCCGACTACCCGCACCTCGGCCAGGCCCATCTGCTGGCCGAGCGGCAGCAGCGGGTGGACGAGGGGGCCTTCGAGACGGGACTCAGGGCGCTGATCGACGGGCTCGGCGGTCAGTACGAGACAGTTCGGGCAGCTCCGAAGAGTTCTTGA